The genomic interval CCAGTACGCCTTCAGGCCGAAGTGCCGCCTTTGCCGCCTTCAGTCCTTCCGGTGTATAAAGCCAGTCATTGCGTTTACGGGTCAGGCCCTCAGGCCCGTTATCCACATCCAGCATAATGGCATCATATGCCAGCTTCTCAGAACGGAGAATTTCAGCAACATCTATCTCCCTCACAGTGACGCGCCTGTCATCAAGGGGATGGCCTGCAAGATGCGCGAGAGGGCCTCTGTTCCACTGCACCACAGTAGGCACCAGTTCTGCCACTACTATCTTTGCATCAGCTCTGAGCCGTTTCAGCGCAGCAGCCACAGTGTATCCCATGCCCAGTCCTCCGATCAATAACCTTGGGCTGGGATGTTTGGCGACCTTTGCGCTTGTCATTTCACCGAGCGCATCCTCAGATCCATAGACCCTGCTGTTCATGAGCTCGCAATTACCCACCCTGATAGAGAACTCATCGCCCCGCTTGTAAAGGCGCATTTCATCGCTGTTTCCGGGGATTTTCGCGCTGTCTATAAATTCCCAAGGGATCATTTAGCACTGCCTTTATTTACCAGCTTTATGCCG from Thermodesulfovibrionia bacterium carries:
- a CDS encoding MnmC family methyltransferase; amino-acid sequence: MIPWEFIDSAKIPGNSDEMRLYKRGDEFSIRVGNCELMNSRVYGSEDALGEMTSAKVAKHPSPRLLIGGLGMGYTVAAALKRLRADAKIVVAELVPTVVQWNRGPLAHLAGHPLDDRRVTVREIDVAEILRSEKLAYDAIMLDVDNGPEGLTRKRNDWLYTPEGLKAAKAALRPEGVLAVWSSSSDNAFVRRLKQAGFKVEEVSVRARGTRGGAHYTIWFATHAS